In Stigmatopora argus isolate UIUO_Sarg chromosome 10, RoL_Sarg_1.0, whole genome shotgun sequence, the following proteins share a genomic window:
- the mlnr gene encoding growth hormone secretagogue receptor type 1, whose protein sequence is MDVLCGSGRMAWSARPTQTPWSQTPRSEAPAASPLTPPTWPTTSLFPASTLIPVTVLCGAICLVGVAGNAATMLIIGRSKDMKTTTNLYLSSMAASDLLIFLCLPFDLHRLWRYVRWPFGRAVCLLYHYVFEGCTSATILHIAALSVERYLAVRFPLRAKALLSRRRAHYVAAALWAFALASAAPALFLVGVESGQCKHTDAAVRSGSLHVMLWVSTGYFLCPVLCLLVLYGSVGLRLWRGGPGPGRGAPRRRRAHRQTVKILVVVVLAFIICWLPYHVGRNLFAQADGYDRAVLSQKFNMASMVLCYLSASINPVVYNLMSRKYRAAARRLFLRRWGPAEARAPRRISAVSATVTERVRLDPVRR, encoded by the exons ATGGACGTACTTTGCGGGTCCGGCAGGATGGCGTGGAGCGCGAGGCCGACCCAGACGCCCTGGTCGCAGACGCCCCGGTCGGAGGCCCCGGCGGCCTCCCCGTTGACCCCGCCGACCTGGCCGACCACCTCGCTGTTCCCGGCCTCCACTCTGATCCCGGTCACGGTCCTGTGCGGGGCCATCTGCCTGGTGGGCGTGGCGGGCAACGCGGCCACCATGCTGATCATCGGGCGCTCCAAGGACATGAAGACCACCACCAACCTGTACCTGTCCAGCATGGCGGCCTCGGACCTGCTGATCTTCCTGTGCCTGCCCTTCGACCTGCACCGCCTGTGGCGCTACGTGCGCTGGCCCTTCGGCCGCGCCGTCTGCCTGCTCTACCACTACGTCTTCGAGGGCTGCACCTCGGCCACCATCTTGCACATCGCCGCCCTCAGCGTGGAGCGCTACCTGGCCGTGCGCTTCCCGCTGAGGGCCAAGGCGCTGCTGAGCCGCCGCCGGGCGCACTACGTGGCCGCCGCCCTGTGGGCCTTCGCCCTGGCCTCGGCCGCGCCCGCCCTCTTCCTGGTGGGCGTGGAGTCGGGCCAGTGCAAGCACACGGACGCCGCCGTGCGCTCGGGGAGCCTGCACGTCATGCTCTGGGTGTCCACCGGCTACTTCCTCTGCCCCGTCCTCTGCCTCCTGGTGCTCTACGGCTCGGTGGGGTTGCGGCTGTGGCGTGGGGGCCCCGGTCCCGGCCGGGgggccccccgccgccgccgcgctcaCCGCCAGACCGTCAAGATATTGG TGGTGGTGGTCCTGGCCTTCATCATCTGCTGGCTCCCGTACCACGTCGGGCGCAACCTGTTCGCACAGGCCGACGGCTACGACCGGGCCGTGCTGAGCCAAAAGTTCAACATGGCCTCCATGGTGCTGTGCTACCTGAGCGCCTCCATCAACCCGGTGGTCTACAACCTGATGTCGCGCAAGTACCGCGCCGCCGCCAGGCGCCTCTTCCTGCGCCGCTGGGGCCCCGCCGAGGCCCGAGCGCCGCGCCGGATCAGCGCCGTCAGCGCCACCGTGACCGAGAGGGTCCGCCTGGACCCGGTCCGTCGCTGA
- the LOC144083666 gene encoding capZ-interacting protein isoform X2 encodes MGQKGCRFSLFFFSPVQANLALSPSTLLPSPKGGESERRADSPPPAVVTTPPGHVPGPSVREEEEREDPVGFDGAPEGAPLPSFHKTRVRLSFKRRPPTRRHRRSAGDSPLASLDGHAASWPQADGDAVSKLDVGEDEVNEEGEEDCEQARSETTATSPGEVKDDETRQTDGREADAPC; translated from the exons ATGGGACAAAAGGGCTGCCGAttctccctatttttcttttcacctGTGCAG GCCAACCTCGCTCTGTCGCCCAGCACTTTGCTGCCGTCGCCCAAGGGTGGCGAGTCGGAACGGCGGGCCGACTCGCCACCGCCCGCCGTTGTCACGACCCCGCCGGGCCATGTCCCCGGGCCCTCGGTCCGGGAGGAAGAGGAGCGAGAGGACCCCGTCGGCTTCGACGGCGCCCCCGAAGGCGCCCCGCTGCCCAGCTTCCACAAG ACGCGAGTACGGTTGTCGTTCAAGAGGCGACCTCCCACGAGACGGCACAGGCGCTCGGCGGGGGACTCGCCGTTGGCGTCGCTCGACGGTCACGCGGCGTCTTGGCCCCAAGCCGACGGGGACGCCGTTTCGAAACTGGACGTCGGAGAAGACGAGGTGAACGAGGAGGGCGAGGAGGACTGCGAACAGGCTCGGTCGGAGACCACCGCGACTTCACCTGGGGAGGTGAAGGATGAC
- the LOC144083666 gene encoding capZ-interacting protein isoform X1, producing the protein MELDEESPSKPTVAELAGRFKGHILPTMPAVQDEVNSVPSSPIKIRTKSSSIIERLQANLALSPSTLLPSPKGGESERRADSPPPAVVTTPPGHVPGPSVREEEEREDPVGFDGAPEGAPLPSFHKTRVRLSFKRRPPTRRHRRSAGDSPLASLDGHAASWPQADGDAVSKLDVGEDEVNEEGEEDCEQARSETTATSPGEVKDDETRQTDGREADAPC; encoded by the exons ATGGAG CTCGACGAAGAGTCTCCGTCCAAGCCGACCGTGGCCGAGCTGGCGGGCAGGTTCAAAGGTCATATCCTGCCCACGATGCCCGCCGTACAGGACGAG gtGAACTCTGTCCCCTCAAGTCCCATCAAAATCCGGACCAAGAGCTCGTCCATCATTGAGAGACTCCAG GCCAACCTCGCTCTGTCGCCCAGCACTTTGCTGCCGTCGCCCAAGGGTGGCGAGTCGGAACGGCGGGCCGACTCGCCACCGCCCGCCGTTGTCACGACCCCGCCGGGCCATGTCCCCGGGCCCTCGGTCCGGGAGGAAGAGGAGCGAGAGGACCCCGTCGGCTTCGACGGCGCCCCCGAAGGCGCCCCGCTGCCCAGCTTCCACAAG ACGCGAGTACGGTTGTCGTTCAAGAGGCGACCTCCCACGAGACGGCACAGGCGCTCGGCGGGGGACTCGCCGTTGGCGTCGCTCGACGGTCACGCGGCGTCTTGGCCCCAAGCCGACGGGGACGCCGTTTCGAAACTGGACGTCGGAGAAGACGAGGTGAACGAGGAGGGCGAGGAGGACTGCGAACAGGCTCGGTCGGAGACCACCGCGACTTCACCTGGGGAGGTGAAGGATGAC